A segment of the Chryseobacterium scophthalmum genome:
TATTGTTGAATTTTTGAGGTCAATTAAATCTTGTTTACAAAACCAATCACAAAACACAAATTGCTGAAAATCAATTTTTTACAACCAATTAATTATTAAAATATTGTAAAGTAATGATGCAGCCACTTTTTAGAGCAACTCAAAATCATGTAGAAATTGTTTCATAATTCCCCTACAAGGCTCGTAATCATTCCTTTACCATACAAAATGCGATTAATTTAAAAAAAAGCTATTATTAGTAAATGTTATACAAAAACATACATATAGGTAAGTATATCAAGGAAATGGTGGACGACAAAAACATTTCCATAGAAAGAATATGCAATTTTCTTGCAAAGGATGAAGAATTTGTGGAGAAAGTATATGAAAGCAAATCCATAGAAACCGACATTCTTTTGAGATGGAGTAAGCTATTGGAATATGATTTCTTCAGATTATACAGTTCACATCTGATATTGTATGCTCCGCCTTCAGCTGTGAATAAAACCGACACTCCAAAATCTGAAAAAGCACCGCAGTTCAGAAAAAACATTTACACTCAGGAAATAAAAAATTTCATTCTGGACAGGATCGAATCCGGAGAAATGACTCAGGCAGAAGTAATCAAAGAATACTCTATTCCGAAGAGTACCCTTCACCGCTGGATTCAAAAGAAAAGATAAAATAACCAAACCACACTATATTTATGAGACCAAATTACAACAGGATCTACCAAGATCTTTTACAAAAACAACATCCCGAAAAGCTAGAATGCCCGAAAATAAGAGAACAATTAGGCAGATTAGATTCTACGGAAGAGATTTTAAAGCTGAATGAGAAACTTTTTAAGCAATGTAAAGAAACTTCAAAAACCAATCAGCAGCTTAAAACTTATGACAAGAAGACCATGATGAAGCTTTTGAATTATCAGAAAAAACACGATTTCTCTACGAGCTTTATGTCGAAAAAGTATAACATCAGCCGAACTACTTTTTCTAAGTGGAAAAAATTACTGGAAGAAGAGCTTCAAAGCTACTAATAGAAAACAAAAAACACTACCCAATGTAGTGTTTTTTTTGTTTTTAGTTCTTATTCAAAACATCTTTTATTCCATCAAGACCTTCGCTGAACTGAGCTAATAGTGCAATTACCTGCGTCATTCGGTCATTATCACCTAAACCTTTTATTGTTTTATTTTTAACGAAAGTTTTCTTGATTTCTTCCCAACGCAAAGTTTCATCTTCCGAAAGAATATTCATTAATTCTTTTAGTTTAAGCATGTTCGATTCCGCTCCGGTTGCTAATGTCTGAGATTCATTTTGGTAATGATTCAAAACAATCTGTGTAACTTCTTCCTCTTTTAAAATCGGTTGAATCTGTGTAATTAACTTATTCATATTTCGGTAAGAACCCTGCAATTTGAAAGACGGCTCGTTTCGGTAATCATCTGACATTGCCGCAGAAGTGATGTATTGCTTATTCACTTTTAAAACAACATCTCTTACTTTCAAAATATTTTCAACCACTTTTCTGAAATCAGAAATTTCATTTGAACTAAAATTTCCAGCCAAATCTACGTTCGGCGAATTAGATTGAATGCTGTCGTACAGATTGTAAAGATTTTCCCTTCCAAACTGAGTCAATCGGGTAAGATAATCGTTTGACATCAGTGAATTTTCAATCAAACTTAAATCAAACAATTCGGTTTTACTGCCAGAAATTTCGCCTAAATTATATGTATCAGAACGGTTTGCCAACATATCCGGAATTCTGAATTTCTCGCCACTTTCTGTGTATGGATTTCCAGCCATCACCAAACAGAAACGTTTTGATCTTAAATCATAGGTTTTGCTTTCACCATTATAAATTCCTTCAATTTTCCTTTGTCCATCAGCTAAAGAAATAAATTTCTGCAAAAATTCAGGATTACAATGTTGAATATCATCCAAATACAACATCACATTATCACCCATTTCCAAAGCTAAATTCAGCTTTTCAAGCTCCTGTTTTGCTCCGGCATTTTTTGCTTCATTCGGGTCTGTAGAAACAATATCGTGACCGATTGACGGACCGTTTATTTTCATAAAAACCAACCCCATTCGGTCTGCCATATATTCCATTAATGTAGTTTTTCCATAACCCGGAGGTGAAACGAGAAGCAACATTCCCATTCTGTCGGTACGTTTATCGTTTCCGACTGTTCCTAATTGTTTAGCTAAATTGGCTCCAATCAAGGGGAAATAAACATCATTGATCAATCTATTTCTTACA
Coding sequences within it:
- a CDS encoding transposase, encoding MLYKNIHIGKYIKEMVDDKNISIERICNFLAKDEEFVEKVYESKSIETDILLRWSKLLEYDFFRLYSSHLILYAPPSAVNKTDTPKSEKAPQFRKNIYTQEIKNFILDRIESGEMTQAEVIKEYSIPKSTLHRWIQKKR